TACATTTCTCGACATAGAGCGCCCCGTCTCTCAAGTCATGGCTTCCTTTGACCCTTACTACCCACCTATTTACAAGCGGAGAGTAGTTGTGCGCAGCTCAGGATATGGATCAGGTGGAGGAATTGGATCAAGGCCTGCTTACTTCAGCCACTCTGCCCCAATTACCTCTTATGCATCTTCCCGCAGAAGTTATCCAACACAGGCCAGAGCTGTTTCCAGCTACTCCTCTGTGCTTTCTGCTCCTGTGTCTGTAGCCGCAACCGAGCTCCGCCTAGACCAAGCAGCCCAGGTAAGCTCTGAATTCAAAGTCCTGAGAACCCAGGAGAAGGCAGAGCTGCAGGACCTGAATGACCGCTTTGCAAGCTTCATCGAGAGAGTCCATGAGCTGGAGCAGCAGAACAAGCTGCTGGAGACTGAGCTCCTGCTGCTCAGGCAGAGGCAGACGGAGCCCTCCAACCTCCGTGGCCTGTACGAGCACGAGATCCGTCAGCTCCGTGCTGCTGTGGAAGAGGCCCGCCATGAGAAGCAGGCAGCCCAAGACCACAGAGATGAGATGGAGGACGTGCTGAGGAACCTGCAGAAGCGCTTTGAGGATGAGCTGCTGCACAGAGAAGACGCAGAGGGCAGGCTCTTGGAAGCCAGGAAGGGAGCGGATGAAGCTGCTCTTGGCCAGGCTGAGCTGGAGAAGAAAGTTGGAACCCTGCTGGATGAGCTGGCCTTCCTGAAACGCCTCTGCGAGAGCGAGATCGCAGAGCTGCAGGCCCAAATCCAGTACAGTGCACAGGTGTCAGTGGAGATGGAGGTGGTCAAACCTGACCTCTCCGCCGCCCTCCGTGACATCCGTTCCCAGTATGAGAAGCTGGCCCAACACAACCTGCAATCAGCAGAGGAGTGGTTCAGCAGCAAGATGAATGTGATGACAGTAGGAGCTGCTCGCAACACAGAGAGTGCACGTACCGCCAAGGATGAGGCAGGAGAATACCGTCGGCTCCTCAAATCCAAGACGCTGGAGATCGATGCCTGCAGGGAGATGAACCAAGCTCTGGAAAACCAACTGCAGGATgtggaggagaaacagagtcagGAGATCTCTGCACTGCATGTGAGCAAGACAGGCTGCAAATGGATCTCTATGATCCTTGAAAGTGCTTTGCAATTTAGATATCAGTTTgcaagaaatgacaaaaaaggtcTAAGCTCATTTTGCATTCAGCTTGTAATGAgactttctctcttctctgcagGATACAATAAGTCAGCTGGAGGACGAGCTGAGAGCAAACAAGAATGACATGGCTCGCTACTTGAAAGATTATCAAGACCTCTTGAATGTTAAGATGGCCCTGGATATTGAAATTGCTGCCTACAGGTGAGTGTTTTGTTTCCTGTCCCTCGGGGATGGACAACTTTGGTTACCAAGAGGGCTGCATCAATTTTATCGTCAATACCAAAGGCCAGAATTGTTACAGATTGTCAGATACTCTCAATTTAACCATCGTGATTGCTAATCTTTCAAAGAAAGGACAAATATGTGGCTTTCATGATCTTTTATTCATCATGTTATCTTTGTTTTGTGCTTGTACAGGAAGCTCCTTGAAGGTGAAGAGAACCGTCTCAGTGCGGCAGCCCCAGGGTCGGTCAGCGTTTACTCCCAATCCATGTACGCTGCTCCGTCATACGGAAGAACACAATTCTCTCTGCAGACTCAGCTGAGCTCTGCCCCTCCGTACCTGCTGAGCTCCCGCTTGTACACCCCATCCCTCCTGACAGAGGAGACAATATCTGCGAGTCAGGCACAGCAGGCCGAGGCCAGCCCACCTGAAGACGAGGGGGAAGTAGAGGAGCAGGTGGAAGAGGAAgataaggaggaggaggagggagaggaggagaagggagaagagaaggaggaggaggagggaggagagaaggag
The Cheilinus undulatus linkage group 5, ASM1832078v1, whole genome shotgun sequence DNA segment above includes these coding regions:
- the neflb gene encoding neurofilament light chain b encodes the protein MASFDPYYPPIYKRRVVVRSSGYGSGGGIGSRPAYFSHSAPITSYASSRRSYPTQARAVSSYSSVLSAPVSVAATELRLDQAAQVSSEFKVLRTQEKAELQDLNDRFASFIERVHELEQQNKLLETELLLLRQRQTEPSNLRGLYEHEIRQLRAAVEEARHEKQAAQDHRDEMEDVLRNLQKRFEDELLHREDAEGRLLEARKGADEAALGQAELEKKVGTLLDELAFLKRLCESEIAELQAQIQYSAQVSVEMEVVKPDLSAALRDIRSQYEKLAQHNLQSAEEWFSSKMNVMTVGAARNTESARTAKDEAGEYRRLLKSKTLEIDACREMNQALENQLQDVEEKQSQEISALHDTISQLEDELRANKNDMARYLKDYQDLLNVKMALDIEIAAYRKLLEGEENRLSAAAPGSVSVYSQSMYAAPSYGRTQFSLQTQLSSAPPYLLSSRLYTPSLLTEETISASQAQQAEASPPEDEGEVEEQVEEEDKEEEEGEEEKGEEKEEEEGGEKEEEEEEGGEGEEKEEEEEEGAEGEGEAEGGEEGEGEEEEGEKEEEKQEEGEEEAAGEG